The Malus domestica chromosome 17, GDT2T_hap1 genome contains the following window.
GGAAGACCATGGGAACTTAGAAATATCGAGTACTAGTCACtccaattttaaattaaagagtTTTTTGGTCTTATTtacctaatttttttatttaaaagttaATGACACTTAGTGGCTTAGTTAcattttttatagttttttggtattatttatctaattttttattttaaagttaATGATACTTAGTGGTTTAGTTACATTTATATTTGAAAATTATAAATCTTTTAGTTAAATAGCAAACAATCCCTTAATTTTCTTGAACGGTATGGTCCAATGATTAGATACAAATTTTAGACTCGTGTTTCACACATTACCAAATTTAATAcctaattttaataaataatataaaaaatagacTATCATAACGAAACTACGAGctgattttctttttaaaagaaGATTCAACTTTAATTTATCAATCTGAAACTAAAATATGTAATTTGATAGGAAAATTGAAGATATGCGGAATATGGCAGAACCCAATGGATTTTGGTCAATCTAGAAGTTAAGAGACccaatcaaatcaaatgtaGTAGATTTTCAACAAATCCAACATGCCACTTGTCAAATTAATAAATCATAGTACTACGTGCAAAAAGCTTAATAAAGTTTAACAAAAGGACAACATCCAAAGCAACGAAACTAATGCGATAATTCACGTCAATCATGATGCATTGTTCATCGTTATATTTAacgtttttaaataataaaacatgATTGATTTGAAATATCGTTGTTGTTGCACATAAAATGTTAGAATTacgatatttaattttttttacacattattattaaaaaaaataaagcaattaTGCACTATAGCTTATTTTATATTTCCAAATCCGAGCGCGTGATTACCTTAAAAAAACCTGTTGCCCTAACTTCACATAAAACTGTATAATTAGTTTGAAATAGCGATGGtctaaaatattcataatatccggatatttccatcgaaattttcgtgtttttggactttcgatatttttttggactaccgatatttccgatatcatcgatattttagaccttgctaagtcactcatgtatcttaccatgcaatgtataaagtgtaaaatattgtactaattcattatatataaatgattatggtgtgtttaaacttctttcattaattactacatgttttctaccctcacaatgtttgccagctcgctatataatcaacttaaatcagttaaatctatcatgcaatacatttccttccaatttttttgtgctaaactaatagataattgactaaataaacatcctgcaaagtttcaataaaaattttcaagtttttcttacaattttcatggtttttattcaatttttatcgatatcgataatattctgatatttccgtatttttggactactgatattttcgatatcatcgaaATTTCCATATTTTTGGACAACCGagataacctttttttttctcccacGTGGGTTTGGGACTGGAGTTGGTCATGGACAGCTACACTTTGCACatgtaaaagaaattaaaatccgTGTAGACCTTTCCACGTCGTAGTCCATGCTTTGAGCTGTATATTCCAGAATCCAAGAATGTTTATCTCCAAACACATCCCTTATATAAtatttcctctttttcttcaattttctttatttatccGGAAAAATCTCCCTCCTCCGCTCCTCTGGCGGTTAACGCACATCACCTTTTCTGTCTGCTATTTCCCGTGACTCGCTCGCCCGCGTCGGCGCCCCGAGTTTCCCTCCGAGCTAAAACTCCGCCGTACTGCGTATGTGGTAATCTCCAACACTCGCTGGCATGCGCCTATCATATACACCTATACGTACACCTATACATACACGTatacgtgtgtgtatatatatatatctgctTTCTCTGATCGAACGGCGGTGAGTTCCTGAACGAGCTCTGTTGCTTCTGCTTCGGATTTGAGCTGTGGAAGtgagagttagagagagagagagagatggaggaggAACGGGAGAGAGAAATCGGAGAGAAGATAAAGATTGGAGTTTGTGTGatggaaaagaaggtgaaatGCGGCTCCGAGGTTCATCTTTTCTAGTTTCCTTTTTGCTCACTTTTGTGTACGCTTCGAAAGCAATCATGTATTTGTATCGAGCAATGTATGTATACAATGAACTTGTTCGTTTTCTGCAGGTGTTTTCGGCGCCGATGGGGGAGATTCTCGAAAGGCTGCAAGCATTTGGCGAATTTGAGGTACtgattttgttttctctttggattttcttgttgaaattgttctTGTTTGCGAGTTCGATCTAATTTTCCATTTTTACCGATGATTATTACGTATCGAAAAAGTTTTAGGAACTGTTAGTGTTGTTGATCGTTTTATACTGCAAATATATCCGCAGTTTCGATTTTACGGTATAATCTTATGCATCTCGTGTTTGTGAATGTTCTCGTAGATCACACATTTTGGGGACAGAGTCATTCTTGAAGATCCAATCGAAAGGTATTTTTTCGTAATGATTATCGTAACAGTATCTGTTTTCGCACGTTTTATGGAAGGGCCGTGGTTTTATTTGAGCAGTGATTGAGACGGCATGAAATGTTCGCGTTCGTTTACGCTgatagtttctagtttcattaacTTGGTGACTGTTGCAGTACATAAAATTTAGGTGACTAATTTGTTTGCACTGTTACTGTATGTCAGCTGGCCAATTTGTGACTGCTTGATTGCCTTTCATTCCTCGGGCTATCCTTTGGAAAAGGCTGAGGCATATGCTGCTTTGAGGAAGTAAGCTCTGTTGTTGTTGATGTACAGATTCTATTTGATTCATTTGTTCGGTTATATTTGATATAAGGACGGCTGTTTATTTCTCTATCTGGTCGTTTATCCAGGCCTTTTCTAGTAAATGAGTTGGAGCCGCAACACCTTCTCCATGACCGGAGGAAGGTATATGAGGTATGGTTATGAATTTCATCTTATTAAATATTTCAATTATCCCCCTGCCCCCCTGCCCCCCTGCTCCCCTCCATACTCCTTAATGTTCACTGACGGCATTTTGTAGAGAATTACTAAGTCAAAAGTGGATGAGTCTTGATGCATGAACTTAATGTTTCACTCTTATTATTTCTTATAATTATGTTTATAAGAATAAACAttgaccctgcgtaaagcgggagccttgtgcactgggtacgacctttatgttTATAAGAATAAAATGTCAGTAACTAATGAATTAGTTTGGTGGATTCAAGCATCTTGAAATGCATGGAGTCCCTGTTCCCAGATATGCCCTTGTGAATAGAGAAGTACCGTATCAAGAGCTGGACTATTTTATTGAGGAAGAAGAttttgttgaggttcatggtcaTCGTTTCTGGAAGCCATTTGTAGAGAAGCCTGTTGAAGGTCAACTTGTTTCCAACATTTATCAATAAGTTGTTTTATCTAATCTGATTTTTGTTCAATTACGTTTTGGCCCATAAACTTTCTGTGCCTCTATTTGAACCTTGTTTTTGCTAAATCCTTAAACCTAGTCAAGACACAGCTAAAATGTTAGGAGTATCCTTATTACTTCTTTTATAAGCTTTTATTGTGCACCTGTTATTGCTTTTGGTTTTATTGAGAATAACCTTACTTTTATTGAGAATAACGTTACTTACTCTCGTCTTTTGCTTTTATGAAGGTAATGATCATAGTATAATGATATATTATCCCAGTTCGGCAGGTGGAGGAATGAAGGAATTGTTTAGGAAGGTGAGGTTTCAACTGCAAATTGTATGATTTTCTCTGAACGAGAGTTTGTGTACCATCTGTATTTTCAGATGTGTGATATGAAAATATTTGAAAGCAAGGTAATTCATCTACGAGAAAGTTTAGGGAAGTCTTATAGCTGATGGATGGTTGATTTGCTCTAGGCTTCTAGTTTATTTCTTCTTGCACACAAGCCAAACTTTTTGTCAGGTCAAATTTTACCTTGACCATAAAAAATGAAAGTGTGGTTTTGAGGTGTGGATAGTTCAGTCTTACTACTCATAAGTCGTTAGTTATAACATGACTGCCAAACAAATTATGGGCAATTATAATATCATCCCACTGATATGTAAACGTGGCTAGCAGTGTATCCAGTTTGAGACTACTCTGTTTATGAATCCGTGGAATTTCTACGTTCATTATCCATGATCATTCAATTTATGTTGTCATTGACTGATTTTAGGTTGGTAACCGGTCTAGTGAGTTCCATCCGGAGGTTAGACGAGTGAGACGTGAAGGCTCTTATATATACGAGGAATTCATGCCAACTGGAGGAACAGATGTCAAGGTTGGATGATTTGAGTTCAAGATTTTTCAATGTTCTTAATTTTATATGATAATCAGGTTAAGTGATACcctgagaaagaaaaagaaaaatagtccCGTTACTATTTTGCATCCTTAGATTCTTTCTCATTAATCTAACATATCCTTAACATTTCAACTTGCATGTCATCATATTGACAGCATGGAATGGGTTTTTCTTGAGCTGTGTTCAAATTTTAATAGAGACTACTTACACATTCTATCTGTGCATATTCACTGTTCGAGGCCATTATTTTCTTCTAACTTGGTTGTGTACTCCAACATTTAAATGTCCttcataaataattttttttctcttcttgttAAATAATACAGGTGTATACAGTGGGACCTGAATACGCACATGCTGAGGCAAGGAAGTCTCCTGTTGTTGATGGTGTTGTCATGAGAAATCCTGATGGCAAGGAAGTAAGTACTGTATGTAAGATATGTCTGGTTGATCTTCTTGTTCGGCTGATTCttctctctgtttctctcttGTCTGCATTTCTGATATCCAATTTCTTGTAATCTTGTTAATTCTTTATTTCCAGTGAGGAAATTTTCCATGTTTCTTGGGAATACCAATGTGTATAGCTCTTTAGATATTTAGAATGAAAGTTATTATAATGCGGGTTCAACCAATGATGTAATGCCAATCCTTAACGTAGATGGTGTCTGGGCCAGGTTTGTTTATGGTAAAGCATATAGCATGCTGCAAGCAGGAAATACTGGGGTGAATGGATACATTGCTATTGCCGAATGAGGGTTGAAAGAGTGATGTTTGCTTGTTAATTCGTTTGACAGGTGAGGTATCCTGTTTTACTGACACCTACTGAGAAGCAAATGGCAAGGGAGGTCTGCATTGCATTTAGGCAAGCGGTATGTAATTCTAATGTGGTATCTGGATGTTACAAGGCTAATTATTAATTGCAGTAATTGGTTTGATGTTGCTTTAATAATCTCTCGTGTGCCAGTAGTTAAGTTTGTCTGCTGATACTGTGAAGGTACTGATACCTTCATTAAACTCGCATGTATTGGGATATATTTGTGTTATTTGTTGATCctttttaaaattatattttaaaaattggaaaaaactaaaatatatcTGCTGCCATGAGCTTTTTCCTTAATTACATGTTAACATTACCTTCCAATCTCATGTCAGCTGGTTCGATATATGCAATAGAACTcttttatgttgtgtttttgagtgtaaTGTTACATAAGTATTCATTGGAGAAAGTTCAGCTTTGCTGAGATGGTTCAGTCCCAGACACATGCATATAATTAATTTCTATCCATATGATTTTCTTATTAACTATTTTTACTTTGGGTTCATATTaattcttctaattttttgcaGGTTTGTGGGTTTGACCTTTTGCGCTGTGAGGGACGCTCCTATGTTTGTGACGTAAATGGATGGAGTTTTGTAAAAAATTCTCACAAGTAATGGTTGCGAATTTCTTGATAGTTAtttgattaattgtgaaggtGCTCAAAATCTGGTTTTTCCTCTGGTCACAAAATAATTGATGTTACTTTGCAATACAGGTATTATGATGATGCTGCTTGTGTGCTCAGGAAGATATTTTTAGACGCCAAGGCCCCTCATCTTTCTTCTGCAATTCCACCAACATTACCATGGAAAGTCAATGAACCAAGCCAACCTACTGAGGGACTAACTCGTCAAGGAAGTGGAATCATTGGCACATTTGGGCAATCGGAGGAGCTACGTTGTGTTATTGCTATTATTCGTCAGTATGTCTTTTTCTCTCAGTTTTTTTTACTTGTAGTTgatttgcttctttttttttccctctcatCTCTGTTTTTCTCTGGCAGTGGTGATAGAACTCCCAAACAGAAGGTAAAGCTGAAGGTTACTGAGGAAAAGCTGCTAAACTTGATGCTTAAGTACAATGGTGGACGACCTAGATCCGAGGTGATTGAGTTTGCCTTTTAGgccttttaatttatttttatataacatATTGTATTAACTGACCATTGCTATTGGCTCTCATTTTGCAGACAAAATTGAAAAGTGCTGTCCAATTGCAAGATTTATTAGATGCCACACGAATGCTAGTACCTCGTACTAGGTATCTATTTCAAGATTAAATTTTCTTCTTAATTATGGTTGATGCATGTAATTCATATGAAACTCACCTTCTACCCCTTTTCCCATTCTTTGTAATtcatgtttaaagtcataacagGAAACACTAATTATATTTACTAGCCGGTTTTCATATGATTGCACTGGTGAGAGGTCTTAATTAATGAGGACTCTTTACATTGTCTAGACCAGGTCGAGAAAGTGACAGTGAGGCAGAAGACATTGAACATGCTGAAAAGCTTCGTCAAGTTAAAGCAGTGCTTGAGGAGGTATCTATTTTATTTGGAATAAGCTTTTTAAGTAAATATATTCAGTTATCATTCCTCTTTTTTCTTTAGAGGTTCATgtagtataattataatatgAGGTTATTGCTTATCTGTCTGTACTATGTAGCTCATTTTGTCATGCAAGTCTCAACTGAAGGTGAAATGGTTTCTAATCTAGCACTTTTACTATTTCCACGAACTATCAGGGGAATGCTCACTTTTTTGTACTGTAACATTCTTTTCATAGTTGCTTTTATAAGATAACTTGCACTGTATCATCTAAGTTAATTATTGACACCCAAAATTGGGAAGAAAAGATGTGCTAAATTTTGCTGGATCACTGTCATATAAAGAAATGCGCGcacatttatattttctttcacTTTGGAATTGTTGATATGGTGTCTTACTGCCTCATGGTTATAATCATGTGCTATTTTCTTGCTTATTTTTATCAAGGGGGGCCATTTCTCTGGCATTTATAGGAAGGTTCAACTAAAGCCACTAAAGTGGGTTAAAGTGGCAAAAAGTAATGGTGAAGGTGAGGAAGAACGCCCagttgaagctttgatggttCTTAAATATGGGGGTGTCCTTACACATGCTGGAAGAAAGCAGGTAttgattaatttttgttttgtttatgtaCTTCTGGATTGTAATTTAATATGGGGGTGTCCTTACACATGCTGGAAGAAAGCAGGTAttgattaatttttgttttgtttatgtaCTTCTGGATTGTAATTTAAGAGCCCTCGTTGTCCTAAAATCATAGTGTTAtgtttcatttttcttgtttttattcttttcttctttcgcTTGTTTGCAGGCTGAGGAGCTGGGTAGATATTTTCGGAATAATATGTATCCAGGTAATGGTCAATgttctttttcatatttttttagtagccgacattcacctctcccagaccctgcgtaaagcgggagccttgtgcaccgggtacgacctttatactTGTTTCCCTGTTTACCGGGAACATATATGTTGAAgatttggattttattattttcttccaaAGATATAGTCAACTTTGCCTCTTCAAGGTTGTGCACAGTGCTACTTCGTTTCAGAATTATTTTCTTTGGGTACTTCTCATAATGAATTTGTCCACAATTGCAGGTGAAGGTACTGGCCTGCTTCGCCTCCATAGCACCTATCGTCATGATCTTAAAATCTACAGCTCTGATGAGGGCCGTGTGCAGGTATAGCCTCATTAGTGCTCATGGGTTTATATAGTTTTTATATATTGctccctttttcttcttgtcttATTTAATCTCTATTTAAATGGATTGAATTGCCTAATTTCTATGAGCTTTAATCCCTGAATTTGTCATCATTGATGCATTATCGACAAGTTATTTGTTTACAGATGTCTGCAGCTGCTTTTGCAAAAGGCCTCCTTGATCTAGAAGGGCAGCTAACACCAATACTggtctgtaattttttttttttacataattgtGAGTGCTTTGGGAAGTCGAGGTGCATGACTGAATTTATTCCCTTTCTTAAGGTTTCCCTTGTTAGCAAGGACTCCTCTATGTTGGATGGACTTGACAACGCAAGTGTTGAGATGGATGAAGCAAAGGTTTGTCTCATTTTCACAGGTTGATTGATTAGCCCATAATTGAGAATGCTTCTTCTTCAACAATTATCTGATCATGTGATTCCCTTTTCCCCATACTTCCCCTGCAGGCTAGGTTGAATGAGATTATTACTTCTGGTTTAAAGACGGGTAATAATGGTGCAACACCTCCTTGG
Protein-coding sequences here:
- the LOC103442791 gene encoding inositol hexakisphosphate and diphosphoinositol-pentakisphosphate kinase VIP1 isoform X2, with protein sequence MEEEREREIGEKIKIGVCVMEKKVFSAPMGEILERLQAFGEFEITHFGDRVILEDPIESWPICDCLIAFHSSGYPLEKAEAYAALRKPFLVNELEPQHLLHDRRKVYEHLEMHGVPVPRYALVNREVPYQELDYFIEEEDFVEVHGHRFWKPFVEKPVEGNDHSIMIYYPSSAGGGMKELFRKVGNRSSEFHPEVRRVRREGSYIYEEFMPTGGTDVKVYTVGPEYAHAEARKSPVVDGVVMRNPDGKEVRYPVLLTPTEKQMAREVCIAFRQAVCGFDLLRCEGRSYVCDVNGWSFVKNSHKYYDDAACVLRKIFLDAKAPHLSSAIPPTLPWKVNEPSQPTEGLTRQGSGIIGTFGQSEELRCVIAIIRHGDRTPKQKVKLKVTEEKLLNLMLKYNGGRPRSETKLKSAVQLQDLLDATRMLVPRTRPGRESDSEAEDIEHAEKLRQVKAVLEEGGHFSGIYRKVQLKPLKWVKVAKSNGEGEEERPVEALMVLKYGGVLTHAGRKQAEELGRYFRNNMYPGEGTGLLRLHSTYRHDLKIYSSDEGRVQMSAAAFAKGLLDLEGQLTPILVSLVSKDSSMLDGLDNASVEMDEAKARLNEIITSGLKTGNNGATPPWMADGSGLPSNASELLPKLVKLTRKVTEQVRLLAKDEDEELTKTSSYDVILPYDQARALGKTNIDVDRIAAGLPCGSEGFLLMYARWRKLVRDLYSERKERFDLTQIPDVYDSCKYDLLHNAHLNLEGLDELFKVAQLLADGVIPNEYGINPTQKLKIGSKIARRLLGKIMIDLRNTREEAISVAAEPKSDQDEHSKSTNTEKEDKENHAKLHVKNDDRKSSTSDIPKLYSKNEDTRRSSTTSEISMDQDDDDDKETQYRLDPKYANVRTPERHVRTRLYFTSESHIHSLMNVLRYCNLDESLQGEEGLLCHSALERLYNTKELDYMSYIVLRMFEDTAVALEDTKRFRVELTFSRGADLSPLESNDSKASFLRQEHTLPVMGPERLQEVGSYLTFDKMEKMIRSFAMPAEDFPPPSTPAGFSGYFSKSAAVLERLVNLWPFNKHANSNGK
- the LOC103442791 gene encoding inositol hexakisphosphate and diphosphoinositol-pentakisphosphate kinase VIP1 isoform X1; amino-acid sequence: MEEEREREIGEKIKIGVCVMEKKVKCGSEVFSAPMGEILERLQAFGEFEITHFGDRVILEDPIESWPICDCLIAFHSSGYPLEKAEAYAALRKPFLVNELEPQHLLHDRRKVYEHLEMHGVPVPRYALVNREVPYQELDYFIEEEDFVEVHGHRFWKPFVEKPVEGNDHSIMIYYPSSAGGGMKELFRKVGNRSSEFHPEVRRVRREGSYIYEEFMPTGGTDVKVYTVGPEYAHAEARKSPVVDGVVMRNPDGKEVRYPVLLTPTEKQMAREVCIAFRQAVCGFDLLRCEGRSYVCDVNGWSFVKNSHKYYDDAACVLRKIFLDAKAPHLSSAIPPTLPWKVNEPSQPTEGLTRQGSGIIGTFGQSEELRCVIAIIRHGDRTPKQKVKLKVTEEKLLNLMLKYNGGRPRSETKLKSAVQLQDLLDATRMLVPRTRPGRESDSEAEDIEHAEKLRQVKAVLEEGGHFSGIYRKVQLKPLKWVKVAKSNGEGEEERPVEALMVLKYGGVLTHAGRKQAEELGRYFRNNMYPGEGTGLLRLHSTYRHDLKIYSSDEGRVQMSAAAFAKGLLDLEGQLTPILVSLVSKDSSMLDGLDNASVEMDEAKARLNEIITSGLKTGNNGATPPWMADGSGLPSNASELLPKLVKLTRKVTEQVRLLAKDEDEELTKTSSYDVILPYDQARALGKTNIDVDRIAAGLPCGSEGFLLMYARWRKLVRDLYSERKERFDLTQIPDVYDSCKYDLLHNAHLNLEGLDELFKVAQLLADGVIPNEYGINPTQKLKIGSKIARRLLGKIMIDLRNTREEAISVAAEPKSDQDEHSKSTNTEKEDKENHAKLHVKNDDRKSSTSDIPKLYSKNEDTRRSSTTSEISMDQDDDDDKETQYRLDPKYANVRTPERHVRTRLYFTSESHIHSLMNVLRYCNLDESLQGEEGLLCHSALERLYNTKELDYMSYIVLRMFEDTAVALEDTKRFRVELTFSRGADLSPLESNDSKASFLRQEHTLPVMGPERLQEVGSYLTFDKMEKMIRSFAMPAEDFPPPSTPAGFSGYFSKSAAVLERLVNLWPFNKHANSNGK